From the Hymenobacter yonginensis genome, one window contains:
- a CDS encoding RsiV family protein — MSLPLSGRYVGLLLLPLLMACQTDKPTQHPPASPTARQFPTEKPASAPFRGWRRYTGQVGSYPVVVELTFEDTATVGSYYYARHGELVPLRAQPPGPGQALRLREGTAATSSGTWEAVQPAGPVLSGNWRSPNGRRKLPFSLREDYAGSVRYEQVGFSREGQLPADSAVCGIPGRTVKFSLQGVQLLDAGSSPALQRIQQLLLPVPPAQLEAYVVRQVADNVGDCTETEKSAWVSYNADHLLSVTSLEVVFAFGTPHPTHHFTSMTFGLRTGSRLRLADLLRPGYEQPLRQLLTKRLLADPSYGDFYRGEQAEGQQRWLDEAGRPQQLVPLPAEGFVLTPAGLEFTWNEYDIAPYVMGPQSVELSYADLRRLVRPSGPLAAVVTRHK; from the coding sequence ATGTCTCTACCTCTATCTGGCCGGTATGTTGGCCTGTTGCTGTTGCCCTTGCTGATGGCCTGTCAGACTGATAAGCCAACCCAACATCCGCCCGCATCACCAACCGCCCGGCAATTCCCCACGGAAAAGCCAGCCTCGGCTCCTTTCCGCGGGTGGCGGCGCTACACCGGGCAGGTAGGGTCTTATCCGGTGGTAGTTGAGCTGACCTTCGAGGATACCGCCACGGTCGGCTCCTACTACTATGCGCGCCATGGTGAACTGGTGCCGTTGCGGGCGCAGCCGCCGGGGCCGGGGCAGGCACTGCGGCTGCGCGAAGGAACCGCTGCAACCAGCAGCGGCACCTGGGAGGCGGTGCAACCCGCCGGCCCGGTGCTCAGCGGCAACTGGCGCAGCCCCAATGGCCGGCGAAAACTGCCGTTCTCGCTGCGGGAGGATTATGCCGGGTCCGTGCGCTACGAGCAGGTCGGGTTCAGCCGCGAAGGCCAACTGCCCGCCGACTCTGCCGTGTGCGGTATTCCGGGCCGTACCGTGAAATTTTCGCTGCAAGGAGTGCAGTTGCTCGATGCCGGGAGCAGCCCCGCCCTCCAACGGATCCAGCAGCTGCTGTTGCCGGTGCCCCCCGCACAGCTGGAGGCCTACGTGGTCCGGCAGGTGGCCGACAACGTGGGCGACTGCACCGAAACCGAGAAATCGGCCTGGGTAAGCTACAATGCCGACCACCTGCTGTCCGTGACTTCGCTGGAAGTGGTGTTTGCCTTCGGTACCCCGCACCCAACCCACCACTTCACCTCGATGACCTTTGGCCTGCGGACGGGTAGCCGGCTGCGTCTGGCCGATTTGCTGCGCCCCGGCTACGAGCAGCCGCTGCGGCAGCTGCTAACAAAACGGCTACTGGCCGATCCCAGTTACGGCGACTTTTACCGGGGTGAGCAGGCTGAGGGCCAGCAGCGGTGGCTGGACGAGGCCGGGCGGCCGCAACAACTGGTGCCGTTGCCGGCAGAGGGGTTTGTGCTGACTCCCGCTGGGCTGGAGTTCACCTGGAACGAGTACGACATAGCCCCCTACGTGATGGGCCCGCAATCCGTGGAGCTCAGCTACGCCGACCTGCGCCGGCTGGTTCGGCCCTCAGGGCCCCTGGCAGCGGTAGTTACGCGACATAAGTGA
- a CDS encoding WG repeat-containing protein: protein MNADGAWAVLDARGRVVIPYAQRPVRVLTSSLVKVGHNSGPARWAVLNLQGRQLLPQEYEEVESAGCDHIQLQQGNETLLLDARGQVVYREPGTHHFTALPRFNRLLVAEVGRNQVTGPVRMLELTSKREVYTHRPAAEAAPLYLDLTPARGAQRIRLLPFLKITTIIPGKNQVQRIERIVNLQGQVLFDSLDAGVETGPQQLVYLRRRGHPVIVTDTLLRPLPALSGYASIVPTGPARRWFAVARDGKSGLLDASGRPVVPTQQTGQFFYVGNRQFLLRDVRNRRTHLALFSPERGLVDVGEYTTGQPLDSTLAQPPLVLQDERTHKSGLYDLQRGFLIPPRYDVLQQTPLGFIFFQQDSVGYLSHSGQLRLLTPDCQLLSEFTEGYAVCGKLVPNASRDQYPGAQLIHSAQGSTAVQYTYQDAAGKQISADYFDWVGPFHGGYALVRKHNESYGIDTKGQKVTYSGGLVLASYFHQGVALVRQGKLFGLIDQRGRLVLPARFTSIETEPQYAGSSNLVGQHRTTNTLEPVTVPRLQQGRVRVVDTAGQSQLLEIVSGK, encoded by the coding sequence ATGAACGCAGACGGGGCCTGGGCAGTACTGGACGCCCGGGGCCGGGTGGTCATTCCGTATGCCCAGCGGCCCGTGCGGGTGCTCACCAGCAGTCTGGTGAAGGTGGGCCATAATTCGGGCCCGGCCCGCTGGGCCGTGCTCAATCTGCAGGGCCGGCAGCTGCTACCCCAGGAGTATGAGGAAGTAGAATCCGCCGGCTGCGACCATATTCAGTTGCAGCAGGGCAATGAGACGCTGTTGCTTGACGCCCGCGGTCAGGTCGTGTACCGGGAGCCGGGCACGCACCACTTCACGGCGCTGCCCCGCTTTAACCGCCTGCTGGTGGCAGAGGTAGGCCGAAACCAAGTGACCGGCCCGGTGCGGATGCTGGAGTTAACGAGTAAGCGGGAAGTGTACACCCACCGGCCGGCCGCCGAGGCGGCTCCGCTATACCTGGACCTGACGCCTGCCAGGGGTGCCCAGCGCATTCGCTTGCTGCCCTTTCTCAAGATAACGACCATCATTCCCGGCAAAAATCAGGTGCAGCGCATCGAGCGAATTGTGAACTTGCAGGGCCAGGTGCTCTTCGACTCCCTCGACGCCGGCGTGGAGACCGGCCCTCAACAGCTGGTTTACCTGCGCCGCCGCGGGCACCCCGTCATCGTGACCGACACGCTGCTGCGTCCCCTGCCGGCCTTAAGCGGCTACGCATCCATCGTACCCACGGGGCCAGCAAGACGGTGGTTTGCCGTTGCTCGGGACGGTAAGTCAGGTTTGCTAGACGCCAGCGGCCGCCCGGTGGTGCCCACGCAGCAGACGGGCCAATTCTTCTACGTGGGCAACCGGCAGTTTTTGCTGCGCGACGTGCGCAACCGCCGTACGCATCTGGCCTTGTTCAGTCCTGAGCGGGGGCTGGTGGATGTGGGCGAGTACACCACCGGGCAGCCCCTGGACAGCACCCTGGCCCAGCCGCCGCTGGTGCTGCAGGATGAGCGCACCCATAAAAGCGGGCTCTACGACCTGCAGCGCGGATTTTTGATTCCACCCCGCTACGACGTGCTGCAACAGACCCCGCTGGGGTTTATCTTCTTCCAGCAGGATAGTGTCGGGTATTTAAGCCACTCAGGACAACTTCGCCTGCTTACGCCCGATTGCCAGCTGCTCTCCGAGTTCACCGAAGGTTACGCCGTGTGCGGCAAGCTGGTCCCCAATGCCTCCCGCGACCAATACCCGGGGGCGCAGCTCATCCATTCGGCCCAGGGCAGCACGGCCGTTCAGTATACCTATCAGGATGCAGCGGGCAAGCAGATTTCGGCGGACTATTTCGACTGGGTCGGCCCCTTTCACGGGGGCTACGCGCTGGTCCGCAAACACAATGAAAGCTACGGGATTGATACCAAAGGCCAGAAAGTGACGTACTCTGGTGGTCTGGTTCTAGCGTCTTACTTCCACCAAGGGGTGGCACTGGTGCGGCAGGGTAAGCTCTTTGGGTTGATTGATCAACGCGGACGGCTGGTGCTACCGGCCCGGTTCACGTCTATCGAAACGGAGCCGCAGTATGCGGGAAGTTCTAACCTCGTCGGCCAGCACCGAACGACTAATACGCTGGAGCCGGTGACCGTACCCCGTCTGCAGCAGGGACGCGTGCGAGTCGTAGATACCGCCGGTCAGTCTCAGTTACTGGAAATAGTTAGCGGGAAATAG
- a CDS encoding energy transducer TonB: MTRTVLLSFLLAFYPLLSHGQGSPVATPAATRPLFDADSSRIYTFVEQSPTVVLEGGWSALQDTLSRRVRKRLGASAQSMSGRIIVSIVIGPRGGVFEKKVVQGLNPQADAAALAALDNLPRFIPGKQNGQRVAVRKSLLVQLPPRP, encoded by the coding sequence ATGACTCGTACCGTATTATTATCTTTTCTCCTGGCGTTTTATCCGCTGCTGAGTCATGGCCAAGGTAGCCCAGTCGCTACTCCGGCTGCTACCCGGCCCCTGTTCGACGCCGATTCCAGCCGCATCTACACCTTTGTTGAACAGAGTCCCACAGTCGTCCTGGAAGGCGGCTGGTCCGCCCTGCAGGACACGCTGAGTCGTCGCGTGCGTAAGCGGCTCGGTGCCAGCGCGCAGTCCATGAGTGGCCGCATAATCGTCAGCATCGTCATCGGTCCCCGGGGAGGGGTGTTCGAAAAAAAGGTGGTGCAAGGGCTGAATCCACAGGCCGATGCCGCCGCTCTGGCAGCGCTGGATAATCTGCCCCGATTCATACCCGGCAAGCAAAACGGTCAGCGGGTCGCCGTGCGCAAATCATTGCTAGTGCAGCTTCCGCCCCGGCCTTAG
- a CDS encoding energy transducer TonB → MKHIVSVGAIYLALATIACGQVQSPAPKDYSQLLAGRYDVREAKRLLQQTVVYPRCVEEQKAQGKTEHSVSIFSLTVDKEGRGGQVDFTVTKQISRACAPEIEAAIRAAVQRLPRFRPAQENGVPVPVELRMGMEFPPPDPEDYGKQEPEVRANYPGGDAALDKALGFPSKPLTRADSVNVVSVLLSVRPDGRVGRTRLMSLSQPAPGYYQGIYAQTMVRRLAVFTPAKSNGKSVGSEFILSVYCPAEEKLEELAFLGQLPVAPVLPPLPLKLLPIPESFPTAASAPSDYTLRPGAAPTASRSNADAPRTLDGSPVYGYVQQMPTLAPPHEKATVSTAILENLVVSDDVRSGKFEGLVRVAFTVDAQGTVRDPKMVQGLCEPCDEAVLAAARHLKFVPGQQNGQPVPVFMRVDVPFKPSPPAPAKDR, encoded by the coding sequence TTGAAACATATTGTATCGGTAGGTGCCATTTACCTGGCCTTGGCCACCATTGCCTGCGGGCAGGTACAATCGCCTGCTCCCAAAGACTACTCGCAATTACTGGCTGGACGCTACGACGTGCGGGAAGCCAAACGCCTTCTGCAGCAAACCGTCGTCTACCCCCGGTGCGTGGAAGAGCAAAAAGCCCAGGGCAAGACGGAACATAGTGTCAGCATCTTCTCGCTGACGGTAGATAAGGAAGGTCGGGGCGGCCAGGTTGATTTCACCGTCACGAAGCAGATCAGTCGGGCGTGCGCCCCGGAGATTGAGGCCGCCATTCGGGCGGCCGTCCAACGGTTGCCGCGCTTTCGTCCGGCCCAAGAAAATGGCGTGCCCGTACCGGTAGAACTCCGCATGGGGATGGAGTTCCCACCACCGGATCCGGAAGACTATGGTAAGCAAGAGCCCGAGGTGAGGGCCAACTATCCGGGGGGAGACGCTGCCTTGGATAAAGCGCTGGGCTTCCCCAGCAAGCCGCTTACCAGGGCAGACTCCGTGAATGTGGTATCCGTGCTGTTGAGTGTACGCCCGGATGGGCGGGTGGGCCGCACGCGGCTCATGAGCCTAAGTCAGCCAGCGCCCGGGTACTATCAGGGAATCTATGCGCAAACGATGGTTCGCCGCTTAGCAGTGTTCACACCGGCCAAGAGCAACGGCAAGTCGGTCGGGTCTGAGTTCATTCTCAGCGTGTACTGTCCCGCGGAGGAAAAACTGGAGGAATTGGCCTTTCTGGGGCAGCTGCCGGTGGCACCGGTGCTGCCCCCCTTGCCGCTGAAGCTCTTGCCTATCCCAGAAAGCTTCCCGACAGCGGCCAGTGCCCCCAGCGACTACACCCTGCGCCCTGGCGCCGCCCCCACCGCCAGCCGGAGCAATGCCGATGCCCCCCGCACGCTGGACGGCAGTCCGGTGTACGGGTACGTGCAGCAAATGCCTACCCTGGCCCCGCCCCACGAGAAGGCCACAGTATCCACCGCCATCTTGGAAAACCTAGTGGTGTCGGACGACGTGCGCAGCGGCAAATTTGAAGGACTGGTACGGGTTGCGTTTACGGTAGACGCCCAGGGCACCGTGCGCGACCCCAAAATGGTGCAGGGCCTGTGCGAGCCTTGCGACGAGGCCGTGCTAGCTGCCGCGCGCCACCTGAAGTTCGTACCTGGCCAGCAAAACGGCCAGCCCGTGCCGGTGTTCATGCGCGTGGACGTCCCCTTCAAGCCCAGCCCACCCGCCCCAGCCAAGGATAGGTAG
- a CDS encoding thermonuclease family protein, giving the protein MQVFRALLAAILLTGNVPGRAQVRASRLPRLLRPAPAAAGLPASPVWQLVRVERVVDADTYEVATAGGRAKVRLLGVDAPEADQSFGPEATALVGALLRRQYVWVQVRGRDLYGRHLAVVRLRPAAFSPAGPVALDSLLVVHGWAWAYEPDRATARRLAEQQQAQRAGRGLWQCPQPMEPRFWRGLDNETKRRNRGGCPRLQQGR; this is encoded by the coding sequence ATGCAGGTATTCAGGGCACTTCTGGCAGCTATCCTCCTGACGGGCAACGTGCCCGGCCGGGCCCAGGTGCGCGCCAGCAGGCTGCCCCGACTGCTACGACCCGCGCCGGCCGCAGCCGGGCTGCCGGCCTCGCCGGTCTGGCAGCTGGTGCGGGTAGAACGGGTAGTGGACGCCGACACCTACGAGGTGGCCACGGCCGGCGGCCGAGCGAAAGTACGGCTGCTGGGGGTGGACGCGCCGGAAGCGGATCAGTCGTTCGGGCCCGAGGCCACGGCCCTGGTTGGGGCCTTGCTGCGCCGACAGTACGTGTGGGTGCAGGTGCGGGGCCGGGATTTGTACGGGCGGCACCTGGCCGTGGTGCGGCTGCGGCCGGCGGCCTTCTCCCCGGCCGGGCCGGTGGCGCTGGATAGCCTGCTGGTGGTGCACGGCTGGGCCTGGGCCTATGAGCCGGACCGGGCTACGGCCCGGCGGCTGGCCGAGCAACAGCAGGCCCAGCGGGCCGGCCGGGGACTGTGGCAGTGCCCGCAGCCAATGGAGCCGCGCTTCTGGCGTGGCCTGGACAACGAAACGAAGCGGCGCAACCGGGGCGGCTGCCCCCGGCTGCAGCAAGGCCGCTGA
- a CDS encoding DUF6266 family protein produces MARIRSLLGDIEGSAGQITFSKQNGKNILRQKVGSNSSNSPAQQNTRSRFKLLADLFRRFGGAVQLGLKAQGGQSPYNRFVGQNFANTQADAQNVATVDYTKLVLSGGAVEPLAGVSAALDAATGKVTVSFTDNSNGNTALDTDLVKALVVNKTTGRVVTAADEDSTRADGAVELEDDALTGAVAADLVVLAFAYRANGSDASATSAAQVA; encoded by the coding sequence ATGGCACGCATTCGCAGCCTGCTCGGCGACATTGAAGGCTCGGCCGGGCAAATCACCTTCAGCAAGCAGAATGGCAAAAACATTCTGCGCCAAAAAGTGGGCAGCAACTCCAGCAACTCGCCCGCTCAGCAGAACACGCGCAGCCGCTTCAAGCTGCTGGCCGACCTGTTCCGCCGCTTCGGCGGGGCCGTGCAGCTGGGCCTCAAGGCCCAGGGAGGGCAGTCGCCCTACAACCGCTTCGTGGGCCAGAACTTCGCCAACACCCAGGCCGACGCCCAGAACGTGGCCACGGTGGACTACACGAAGCTGGTGCTCTCGGGCGGGGCGGTGGAGCCCCTCGCGGGCGTTTCGGCCGCGCTGGACGCGGCCACCGGCAAGGTAACGGTGAGCTTCACCGACAACAGCAACGGCAACACGGCTTTGGACACCGACCTGGTGAAGGCGCTGGTGGTCAACAAAACCACCGGCCGGGTGGTGACGGCCGCCGACGAGGACAGCACCCGCGCCGACGGCGCGGTGGAGCTGGAGGACGACGCGCTGACGGGCGCCGTGGCCGCCGACCTGGTGGTCCTGGCCTTCGCCTACCGCGCCAACGGCTCGGACGCCTCGGCCACTAGTGCCGCGCAGGTGGCCTAG